In a single window of the Branchiostoma floridae strain S238N-H82 chromosome 2, Bfl_VNyyK, whole genome shotgun sequence genome:
- the LOC118410132 gene encoding UPF0696 protein C11orf68 homolog gives MEVDPADYGYHGNHHGPSHSQQQGDHFHGSHGDAEKTADDYAAEAMAADLDQWITFDARIKDLSDLDPWLDEFAPSKVMREDGVGWISVHAESYVDDPLRDVVHLQEGWENLKHSGRAVTLETITSLALNNHCTSGKWLFHVENGFKVDYGWSAIARGVVEGKLGSSAKVSPASKTPDANFRHVVCVYNTNFNNRDEVWLLENAIRRVGIKCPMSYKPDVYTCLGIYRKNKWGLRPTIYHSDFDVSKGCSVIAPCF, from the exons atgGAGGTAGATCCAGCAGACtatggttaccatggcaaccatcaTGGCCCCAGCCACAGTCAACAGCAGGGTGATCACTTCCATGGTTCCCATGGCGACGCGGAGAAGACTGCTGATGACTACGCTGCGGAGGCCATGGCTGCGGACCTGGACCAGTGGATCACGTTCGACGCTCGCATCAAGGATCTGTCTGACCTGGATCCTTGGTTGGATGAGTTTGCACCCTCCAAG GTGATGAGGGAAGATGGTGTAGGTTGGATTTCGGTGCACGCTGAGTCATATGTGGACGACCCCCTACGCGATGTTGTGCACCTCCAGGAAGGCTGGGAGAACTTGAAGCACTCCGGCCGGGCCGTCACCTTGGAGACGATCACGTCCCTTGCACTGAACAACCACTGCACCTCGGGGAAGTGGCTGTTCCACGTAGAGAACGGCTTCAAAGTGGACTACGGATGGAGTGCTATAGCGAGGGGTGTGGTGGAAGGGAAGCTTGGCTCCTCGGCAAAAGTTAGTCCAGCTAGTAAAACTCCCGACGCCAACTTCAGGCACGTGGTGTGCGTgtacaacacaaatttcaaCAACAGAGATGAGGTGTGGCTGCTGGAGAATGCCATCCGTCGGGTGGGAATCAAGTGCCCCATGAGCTACAAGCCTGACGTCTACACTTGCCTCGGGATCTACCGCAAAAACAAGTGGGGTCTGAGGCCAACCATCTACCACAGTGATTTTGATGTCAGCAAGGGGTGTTCAGTTATTGCCCCTTGCTTCTAG
- the LOC118410117 gene encoding peroxisomal membrane protein PEX13-like, with translation MAAPLKPWERAAGNGGVGATGEDRTRPGSAPISRPTGPSANGGPTRAPPRPPPRPSRQQPSSALNRYSPMYGGGSYGGYGGMYGGGGIYGGGMYGGGMYGNSMYGGGYGMNRYGSTNNGQSPSRFVQAAEESSRQAFQSIESIVSAFGSVSMMLESTFYAVYNSFRAVLGVADHFSRMKTHFAQIFSAFAVVRTLRYLYNKLLVLLGRKVSAEAEAAWSSATTEAQASSLEEDGKGRPKSWPIMLFLAVAVGGPWLIWRLLSSVADVAKPAETEWANGNDDHVVGRAEYDFEAESEEELSFRAGDMLNFAPKDLQPKVRGWLLASLDGQSSGLVPANYITIMGKRRGRKHVLQEQQQQQQPLEQTQAQAAAGPGQDQETLDDTFQMVQDMAPSSRSVQHSASLPDDLMSFDKSFRTVEQEAGSSSASSLKDFDTAFEKDVPTAPPQSSPVPEKTTTKSNSKKDEV, from the exons ATGGCTGCTCCACTGAAACCTTGGGAGAGAGCTGCTGGGAATGGCGGTGTAGGCGCTACAGGAGAGGACAGAACAAG ACCTGGATCAGCACCAATCAGCAGACCTACCGGCCCATCCGCCAATGGTGGACCAACCCGTGCCCCGCCCCGCCCACCTCCCCGACCCTCCAGGCAGCAGCCTAGCTCAGCTCTGAACAGATACAGCCCTATGTATGGAGGAGGAAGCTATGGTGGATATGGGGGCATGTACGGCGGAGGTGGCATATATGGGGGCGGCATGTATGGAGGAGGAATGTATGGAAACAGTATGTACGGTGGTGGGTACGGAATGAACAGATATGGCAGTACAAACAATGGCCAGAGTCCAAGCAGGTTTGTTCAAGCAGCTGAGGAGAGCAGCAGGCAGGCATTCCAGTCTATTGAGAGTATTGTGTCTGCATTCGGCTCGGTGTCCATGATGCTGGAGTCCACCTTCTATGCCGTGTACAACTCCTTCAGGGCCGTGCTGGGAGTCGCCGACCACTTCAGCCGCATGAAGACACACTTTGCACAGATCTTCTCCGCCTTTGCCGTGGTGAGAACTTTGCGTTACCTGTACAACAAACTGCTGGTGCTGCTGGGCAGGAAGGTGAGTGCCGAGGCTGAGGCGGCCTGGAGCTCGGCAACCACCGAGGCACAGGCTTCATCACTAGAGGAGGATGGGAAGGGCAGGCCCAAGTCCTGGCCCATCATGCTGTTCCTTGCTGTGGCAGTGGGAGGACCATGGCTCATCTGGAGACTCCTCAGCTCTGTGGCTGATGTGGCCAAGCCAG cTGAGACCGAGTGGGCCAATGGGAATGATGACCATGTGGTGGGCAGGGCTGAGTATGACTTTGAGGCTGAGAGTGAGGAGGAGCTGTCCTTCCGTGCTGGTGACATGCTCAACTTTGCACCCAAAG ATCTGCAGCCTAAGGTACGTGGGTGGCTGCTGGCCAGTCTGGACGGCCAGTCATCAGGCCTTGTCCCTGCCAACTACATCACCATCATGGGAAAGAGGAGGGGCAGGAAACATGTCCTCCAggagcagcaacaacaacagcaaccgCTGGAACAGACACAGGCACAGGCAGCAGCAGGACCAGGGCAGGACCAGGAGACGTTGGACGACACCTTCCAGATGGTACAGGACATGGCACCCAGCAGCAGGAGTGTCCAGCACAGTGCCAGCCTTCCCGATGACTTAATGTCTTTTGACAAAAGTTTCAGAACAGTGGAACAGGAGGCGGGCAGTTCTAGTGCCAGCAGCCTGAAGGACTTTGATACAGCCTTTGAGAAAGACGTGCCTACAGCACCACCACAGAGCAGTCCTGTcccagaaaaaacaacaacaaaaagtaacAGTAAGAAAGATGAAGTGTAG